A window of the Aquarana catesbeiana isolate 2022-GZ linkage group LG05, ASM4218655v1, whole genome shotgun sequence genome harbors these coding sequences:
- the OTUD1 gene encoding OTU domain-containing protein 1 produces the protein MPAFSLLPPAPSSAHTHHRPMCSPERIVPIRLMQPGRRRFSELRMQLSTAQLQNSQEQPPSSSDLRGWLSDMVQQEAIRPERPASPEEKSSGASPGYWHHKEESSASPGQWDNEEDSSSSANSRYWPPEENNSANPRYWHPEENSANPRYWHPEENSANPRHWHQEENSPNPRHWHPEENNSANSSSWNPSATIQLPSARTESQQERLALHLAELEKQDKYLREKYRYRFHIIPDGNCLYRAISKAVYGDQSLHSDLRERTVHHIADHLDTFNLIIEGDIGEFLINAAQDGAWAGYPELLAMSQMLNVDIHLTTGGRPECPTVSTMVHYLGEEDPCKPSIWLSWLSNGHYDAILEEPLPNPEYENWSKQNQAQRQRDQELAKSMAISLSKMYIEQNACS, from the coding sequence ATGCCcgccttctccctcctccccccggCTCCCTCCAGCGCTCACACCCACCATAGACCCATGTGCAGCCCGGAGAGGATCGTGCCGATCCGCCTTATGCAGCCAGGCCGGAGGCGGTTCTCGGAGCTCAGAATGCAGCTATCGACCGCCCAGCTCCAGAACAGCCAGGAGCAGCCGCCCTCCTCGTCCGATCTCCGGGGCTGGCTCAGCGACATGGTCCAGCAGGAAGCCATCAGGCCCGAGCGGCCAGCCTCTCCCGAGGAGAAGAGCAGCGGTGCCAGTCCCGGATACTGGCACCATAAGGAGGAGAGCAGTGCCAGTCCCGGACAGTGGGACAACGAGGAGGACAGCAGCAGCAGTGCCAATTCCAGATACTGGCCCCCAGAGGAGAACAACAGCGCCAACCCCAGATACTGGCACCCAGAGGAGAACAGTGCCAACCCCAGATACTGGCACCCAGAGGAGAACAGTGCCAACCCCAGACACTGGCACCAAGAGGAGAACAGTCCAAACCCCAGACACTGGCACCCAGAGGAGAACAACAGTGCCAACTCTAGCTCATGGAACCCCAGTGCTACCATCCAACTGCCCAGTGCCAGGACTGAGTCCCAGCAGGAGCGCTTGGCACTGCACCTGGCCGAGCTGGAAAAGCAGGACAAGTACCTGCGAGAGAAGTACCGATACCGCTTCCATATAATCCCAGATGGGAATTGTCTATACCGAGCCATCAGCAAGGCCGTGTACGGTGACCAGAGCCTGCACTCTGACCTACGGGAGCGCACCGTGCACCACATAGCCGACCACCTGGACACCTTCAACCTTATCATCGAGGGCGACATTGGTGAGTTTCTGATCAATGCCGCCCAGGACGGGGCGTGGGCCGGGTACCCAGAACTGCTGGCCATGAGTCAGATGCTCAACGTCGACATCCACTTGACCACTGGAGGAAGGCCAGAATGCCCCACCGTGTCCACCATGGTCCACTACCTGGGGGAAGAAGACCCTTGTAAGCCCAGCATTTGGCTCAGCTGGCTCAGCAATGGCCACTACGATGCCATACTCGAGGAGCCCCTGCCCAACCCAGAGTATGAAAATTGGAGCAAGCAGAACCAGGCCCAACGACAACGAGACCAAGAATTGGCCAAATCCATGGCAATTTCCCTCTCCAAAATGTACATTGAGCAGAACGCCTGTTCCTGA